The following proteins are encoded in a genomic region of Deinococcus aerophilus:
- a CDS encoding ABC transporter ATP-binding protein, which produces MFSRPGRSSASDIPIGDPDAPRPRRDPRQLRRLLAFTRPYRGLFIVGLLATLVASGLNLIFPLLFGRLIDASFLRVGSTDTGPLDRTVLALLGIFALSSLFGAAQSYLLSRVGAGVVADLRRALFSHLLTLSPRFFGDHKTGDLTSRLTADVGTVQTVTSTALAQLAAQSVSLIGAVILLVLTSFKLSLLTLAVIPVVIGTAFTIGRRIRRVSREVQDAVAAANASAEEAISGVRVVQSFTAENVERGRYGQGVLASFLAALRRAQLQALMGGVMSFLTFGALAVVLWYGGRQVMAGDLSPGNLVTFLIYALQVGGTVAALTGIFNQFQEALGASGRIFELLDERSDLPTSDTPRPLARAEGQVEFRDVAFAYGGAPVLRGLKVAVPAGQVVALVGPSGAGKTTFVNLIPRFWDVTGGSLRVDGRDVRDYPLESLRAQVGLVPQETLLFSGTVRENILYGRPDASPQEVEAAAQAANADEFVRAFEHGYDTVVGERGVKLSGGQRQRIAIARAILKDPRILILDEATSALDNESEALVQAALERLMRGRTTFVIAHRLSTIRNADRILVMNAGRIVEDGTHAELMDVGGLYRDLYEMQFRQEQEAQAELV; this is translated from the coding sequence ATGTTCTCGCGCCCTGGCCGCTCCTCTGCGTCTGATATCCCGATCGGCGACCCTGACGCGCCCCGGCCCCGGCGTGATCCCCGGCAACTCAGACGGCTGCTGGCCTTTACGCGGCCGTACCGGGGGCTGTTCATCGTGGGCTTGCTCGCCACCCTGGTTGCCAGCGGCCTGAACCTGATCTTTCCGCTGCTGTTCGGCCGTCTGATCGACGCCTCGTTCCTGCGGGTGGGCAGCACCGATACCGGGCCGCTGGACCGCACCGTGCTGGCGCTGCTGGGAATCTTCGCCCTGTCGTCGCTGTTCGGGGCGGCGCAGTCCTATCTGCTGTCGCGGGTGGGAGCGGGCGTGGTCGCCGACCTGCGCCGGGCGCTGTTTTCTCATCTGCTGACCCTCTCGCCCCGCTTTTTCGGGGACCACAAGACCGGGGACCTGACCAGCCGCCTGACCGCCGATGTGGGCACGGTGCAGACGGTGACCAGCACCGCGCTGGCGCAACTGGCGGCCCAGTCGGTGAGCCTGATCGGGGCCGTGATCCTGCTTGTGCTGACCAGCTTCAAGCTCAGCCTGCTCACGCTGGCGGTCATTCCGGTGGTGATCGGGACGGCCTTTACCATCGGGCGGCGCATCCGCCGGGTCAGCCGCGAGGTGCAGGACGCCGTGGCCGCCGCCAACGCCAGCGCCGAGGAGGCCATCAGCGGGGTGCGGGTGGTCCAGAGCTTCACCGCCGAAAACGTGGAGCGCGGGCGCTACGGCCAGGGAGTGCTCGCCAGTTTCCTGGCGGCGCTGCGCCGGGCCCAGTTGCAGGCCCTGATGGGCGGGGTCATGAGCTTCCTGACCTTTGGGGCGCTGGCAGTGGTGCTGTGGTACGGCGGACGGCAGGTGATGGCGGGCGACCTGTCGCCGGGCAACCTCGTCACCTTCCTGATCTACGCCCTGCAGGTGGGCGGCACCGTGGCGGCCCTGACCGGCATCTTCAACCAGTTTCAAGAAGCGCTGGGGGCCTCGGGGCGCATCTTCGAACTCCTTGACGAGCGCAGTGACCTGCCCACCTCCGATACGCCCCGGCCGCTGGCCCGCGCCGAGGGACAGGTCGAATTCCGGGACGTGGCCTTCGCCTACGGGGGGGCGCCTGTGCTGCGCGGCCTGAAGGTGGCCGTGCCCGCCGGACAGGTCGTGGCCCTGGTCGGTCCCAGCGGAGCAGGGAAGACCACCTTCGTCAACCTGATTCCGCGTTTCTGGGACGTAACCGGCGGCTCGCTGCGGGTGGACGGCCGGGACGTGCGCGACTACCCGCTGGAGTCCCTGCGGGCCCAGGTGGGGCTGGTGCCCCAGGAAACGCTGCTGTTTTCCGGCACCGTCCGCGAGAACATCCTGTACGGGCGGCCCGACGCCTCGCCGCAGGAGGTCGAGGCCGCCGCGCAGGCTGCCAACGCCGACGAATTTGTGCGCGCCTTTGAACACGGCTACGACACGGTGGTGGGTGAGCGCGGAGTCAAGCTCTCGGGCGGGCAGCGTCAGAGAATCGCCATCGCCCGCGCCATCCTGAAAGACCCGCGCATCCTGATTCTGGACGAGGCCACCAGCGCCCTGGACAACGAATCCGAGGCGCTGGTGCAGGCGGCCCTGGAACGGCTGATGCGGGGCCGCACGACCTTTGTGATTGCCCACCGCCTGTCCACCATCCGCAACGCCGACCGCATTCTGGTCATGAATGCCGGCCGGATCGTCGAGGACGGCACCCACGCCGAACTGATGGACGTGGGCGGGCTGTACCGCGACCTGTACGAAATGCAGTTCCGGCAGGAACAGGAGGCGCAGGCCGAACTGGTGTGA
- a CDS encoding acyl-CoA carboxylase subunit beta, which produces MTQPGMELQELIAEMEQRRGKVEAGGGKERQDKQRAGGKLTARERIDTLLDPGSFLEMGTFVEHRGGRLMQGVEAPGEGVVTGRGTIDGRQVFVFSQDFTVLGGSLGKMNAAKVTKIMDLAAKTGCPVIGLNDSAGARIQEGVDSLSGYGEIFYRNAIYSGAVPQISAILGPCAGGAVYSPALTDFILMSGGSSYMFITGPEVIKSVTREDVTFDQLGGADVHTRKSGVAHLEYDGDEAVLLGVRELLSYLPQNAHEHPPVKETSDPVSRRNERLLEIVQPDQRKPYAMHEVIHELVDDGTFLEIQPNWAKNIVVGFARLGGHSVGIVANNPRVMAGTLTIDASDKAARFIRTCDCYNVPVLTLVDVTGFLPGVAQEHAGIIRHGAKMLYAYAEATVPKITLITRKSYGGAYLAMNSRDMGADVVYAWPTAAVAVMGAEGAANIVYRREINSAENPEAMRAEKIADYKDAFDNPYVAASKGYIDDVIPMEDSRARLIQTFAMLRDKEETRPYKKHGNMPL; this is translated from the coding sequence ATGACACAGCCGGGCATGGAATTGCAGGAACTGATCGCCGAGATGGAACAGCGCCGGGGCAAGGTGGAAGCCGGCGGCGGCAAGGAGCGGCAGGACAAGCAGCGTGCGGGCGGCAAGCTCACGGCCCGCGAACGCATCGACACCCTGCTCGACCCGGGCAGCTTCCTGGAAATGGGCACCTTCGTGGAGCACCGCGGCGGGCGCCTGATGCAGGGTGTGGAGGCGCCCGGCGAGGGCGTGGTCACTGGGCGCGGCACCATTGACGGCCGGCAGGTCTTCGTGTTCTCGCAGGACTTCACGGTGCTCGGGGGGTCGCTGGGCAAGATGAACGCCGCCAAGGTCACCAAGATCATGGACCTCGCCGCCAAGACCGGCTGCCCGGTGATCGGCCTGAACGACTCGGCGGGGGCGCGCATTCAGGAAGGCGTGGACTCGCTGAGCGGCTACGGCGAGATCTTCTACCGCAACGCGATCTATTCGGGGGCCGTGCCGCAGATCAGCGCCATTCTGGGCCCCTGCGCGGGCGGCGCGGTGTACTCCCCGGCCCTGACCGACTTCATACTGATGAGCGGGGGCAGCAGCTACATGTTCATCACCGGCCCGGAGGTCATCAAGAGCGTGACGCGCGAGGACGTGACCTTCGATCAGCTGGGCGGCGCGGACGTCCACACCCGCAAAAGCGGCGTGGCCCACCTGGAATACGACGGAGACGAGGCCGTGCTGCTCGGCGTGCGTGAATTGCTGAGCTACCTGCCGCAAAACGCCCACGAGCATCCCCCCGTGAAGGAAACGAGCGATCCCGTCTCCCGCCGCAACGAACGCCTGCTGGAGATCGTGCAGCCGGATCAGCGCAAGCCCTATGCCATGCACGAGGTCATTCACGAACTGGTGGACGACGGCACCTTTCTGGAAATCCAGCCGAACTGGGCCAAGAACATCGTGGTGGGCTTTGCGCGGCTGGGCGGCCACAGCGTCGGCATCGTCGCCAACAATCCGCGGGTGATGGCCGGAACCCTGACCATCGACGCCTCCGACAAGGCCGCGCGCTTTATCCGCACCTGCGACTGCTACAACGTCCCCGTGCTGACGCTGGTGGACGTCACCGGCTTTCTGCCCGGCGTGGCGCAGGAACATGCGGGCATCATCCGCCACGGCGCCAAGATGCTGTACGCCTACGCCGAGGCCACCGTGCCCAAGATCACCCTGATCACCCGCAAGAGCTACGGCGGCGCGTACCTTGCCATGAACAGCCGCGACATGGGCGCAGACGTGGTGTATGCGTGGCCCACCGCCGCCGTCGCCGTGATGGGCGCGGAGGGAGCCGCCAACATCGTCTACCGCCGCGAGATCAACAGCGCCGAAAACCCCGAGGCCATGCGCGCCGAGAAGATCGCCGACTACAAGGACGCCTTCGACAATCCCTACGTGGCCGCGAGCAAGGGCTACATCGACGACGTGATCCCGATGGAGGACTCCCGTGCCCGCCTGATCCAGACCTTTGCCATGCTGCGCGACAAGGAAGAGACCCGGCCGTACAAGAAGCACGGCAACATGCCGCTGTAG